The following DNA comes from Colletes latitarsis isolate SP2378_abdomen chromosome 13, iyColLati1, whole genome shotgun sequence.
TTAGGTAATAGAAAATTTACTAATCTTCGTTTATTTGGTTTTCATAGCATCGATAGAGGTTTCTTAAAATGTTCATTGTTGAAAAATATTCAAGTAACTTTTTGTTTAAATGCACGCATTGTAGAAATATTTTTTGAGGTTAGGTAATGGAAAATGTAGACATCTTCGTTTATTTAGTTTTCATAGCATCGATTAACCTTTAATTTCACGCATTATACAAACATTTTTTGAGGTTAGGAAATGGTAAATGTACCGATCTTCGTTTATTTAGTTTTCATAGCATTGATAGAGGATTCTTAAAATGTTCATTGTTGAAAAATATTCAAGTAACTCTTTATTTTAATAACCTTTAAATCCTCGCAATATTTTTTGAGGTTAGGTAATGGAACATGTACTGGTCTTCGTTTATTTAGTTTTCATAACATTGATAGAGGTTTCTTATAATGTTGACAAATATCCAAATAACTCTTTGTTTAAATGCACGCattgtacaaatattttttgaggTTAGGTAATAGAAAATTTACTAATCTTCGTTTATTTGGTTTTCATAGCATCGATAGTGGTTTCTTAAAATGTTCATTGTTGACAAATATTCAAGTAACTTTTTGTTTAAATGCACGCATTGTAGAAATATTTTTTGAGGTTAGGTAATGGAAAATGTAGTCATCTTCGTTTATTTAGTTTTCATAGCTTCGATTAACCTTTAATTGCACGcattatacaaatattttttgaggTTAGGTAATGGAAAATGTACCGATCTTCGTTTATTTAGTTTTCATAGCATTGATAGAGGATTCTTAAAATGTTCATTGTTGAAAAATATTCAAGTAACTCTTTATTTTAATAACCTTTAAATCCTCGCAATATTTTTTGAGGTTAGGTAATGGAACATGTACTGGTCTTCGTTTATTTAGATTCCATAGCATCAATTAACCTTTAATTGCACGCattctacaaatattttttgaggTTAAGTAATGGAAAACGTACTAATCTTCGTTTATTTAGTTTTCATAACATCGATAGAGGTTTCTTATAATGTTGAAAAACATCCAAATAACTCTTTGTTTAAATGCATGCattgtacaaatattttttgaggTTAGGTAATGGAAAACGTACTGATCTTCGTTTATTTAGTTTCCATAGCATCAATTAACCTTTAATTGCACGcattatacaaatattttttgaggTTAGGTAATGGAAAAGTTTACTGATCTTCGTTTATTTAGTTTTCATAGCattgtacaaatattttttgaggTTAAGTAATGGAAAAGCTACTAATCTTCGTTTATTTAGTTTCCATAGCATCGATAGAGGTTTCTTAAAATGTtcattattgaaaaatattcaagTAACTCTTTGTTTAAATGCACGCattgtacaaatattttttgaggTTAGGTAATGGAAAATGTACTGATCTTCGTTTATTTAGTTTCCATAGCATCAATTAACCTTTAATTGCACGcattatacaaatattttttgaggTTAGGTAATGGAAAAGTTTACTGATCTTCGTTTATTTAGTTTTCATAGCattgtacaaatattttttgaggTTAAGTAATGGAAAAGCTACTAATCTTCGTTTATTTAGTTTCCATAGCATCGATAGAGGTTTCTTAAAATGTtcattattgaaaaatattcaagTAACTCTTTGTTTAAATGCACGCattgtacaaatattttttgaggTTAGGTAATGGAAAATGTACTACTGATCTTCGTTTATTTAGTTTCCATAGCATCAATTAACCTTTAATTGCACGcattatacaaatattttttgaggTTAGGTAATGGAAAAGTTTACTGATCTTCGTTTATTTAGTTTTCATAGCattgtacaaatattttttgaggTTAAGTAATGGAAAAGCTACTAATCTTCGTTTATTTAGTTTCCATAGCATCGATAGAGGTTTCTTAAAATGTtcattattgaaaaatattcaagTAACTCTTTGTTTAAATGCACGCattgtacaaatattttttgaggTTAGGTAATGGAAAATGTACTGATCTTCGTTTATTTAGTTTCCATAGCATCAATTAACCTTTAATTGCACGcattatacaaatattttttgaggTTAGGTAATGGAAAAGTCTACTGATCTTCGTTTATTTAGTTTTCATAGCattgtacaaatattttttgaggTTAAGTAATGGAAAAGCTACTAATCTTCGTTTATTTAGTTTCCATAGCATCGATAGAGGTTtcttaaaatgttattattgaaaaatattcaagTAACTCTTTGTTTAAATGCACGCattgtacaaatattttttgaggTTAGGTAATGGAAAATGTACTGATCTTCGTTTATTTAGTTTCCATAGCATCAATTAACCTTTAATTGCACGcattatacaaatattttttgaggTTAGGTAATGGAAAAGTCTACTGATCTTCGTTTATTTAGTTTTCATAGCattgtacaaatattttttgaggTTAAGTAATGGAAAAGCTACTAATCTTCGTTTATTTAGTTTTCATAGCATCGATAGAGGTTTCATAAAATGTTCATTGTTGAAAAATATTCAAGTAACTCTTTGTTTAAATGCACGCattgtacaaatattttttgaggTTAGGTAATGGAAAATGTACTGATCTTCGTTTATTTAGTTTCCATAGCATCAATTAACCTTTAATTGCACGcattatacaaatattttttgaggTTAGGTAATGGAAAATGTACTCATCTTCGTTTATTTAGTTTTCATAACATTGATAGAGGTTTCTTATAATGTTGAAAAGTATCCAAATAACTCTTTGTTTAAATGCACGCATTGTACAAATGTTTTTTGAGGTTAAGAAATGAAAAGTCTACTGATTTTCGTTTATTTAGTTTTCATAGCATCGATAGAGGTTTCTTATAACCCTGAAAAATATCCAAATAACTCTCTGGTCGtaatttgcaattttatttaattatttattgaacaaAAGTGTAGTTGTCTAACAATATATATTGTAGGTTAATAATTGTAATAGTAAATACAAAGGCAGTATATGACGTAACTAGTGACAATATTTCTCGTCTAATATGCAATCGTTTGACaaataatttactatttcaACAGCCTCGGTTCACAAGTCTATGTTAATTAAGTATTTTTGTTCATTATTGCTTGTGCTATGTCTCAAAATTCTCGAAAAGtcattttatatttcatttaaaCACGTTTGACTGTAAATATAAATAGCAGGACCACGAAAGAGTTACGATAATTGATTTTGAGGTTATAGTTATGAAAACGATAATAGACAGCTGTGTAACATAGAATATTCAGAAgaaattttagaattttagGTAGCAACGACTAATTCAAGTTGATTTGATTCGTCATAATGTTGCAATCGAATGCATTTAAAGGTTAATCACGGTTAAACCTAATGAAAACCATAAAGAAAGGATCACGTTAGTTCCTCTTAATCCCTTCATACTCACCAAACTCAATGATACTTATCAAAATTTTTTACTgtgtattttttcttttatcaaTTATATTCTTTAAGGTTGTTACATATACAATTTCTTAATACGACGATAAAAGAATCTAGGTTATATAtttcttaaattattatttcgtgCAGTGTCGCCACCTATAAGACCGATTCGAATGATACTTTCCCGCGCGAAGTCtagaacgttggttatgtctttttcattttctaaaagttaCACTAGTCTTAAAGTATTATCAAAGTAATAATGAGTTACCCAAACTATAAAAGAATCTAGGTTATATAtttcttaaattattatttcgtgCAGTGTCGCCACCTATAGACCGATTCGAATGAGACTTTCCCGCGCGAAGACttgaacgttggttatgtctttttcattttctaaaagttaCACTAGTCTTAAAGTATTATCAAAGTAATAATGAGTTACCCAAACTATAAAAGAATCTAGGTTATATAtttcttaaattattatttcgtgCAGTGTCGCCACCTATAGACCGATTCGAATGAGACTTTCCCGCGCGAAGACttgaacgttggttatgtctttttcattttctaaaagttaCACTAGTCTTAAAGTATTATCAAAGTAATAATAAGTTACCCAAACATTTCTAAGTCAGATTTACATGAAAGAAAGTCTGTTGGAtggttgtaaaataaaaataaatatcgaagCATGGAATTTCGTTGAATTTTCAGTTATTGAACTTTTGTaaagattgaaaaaagaaaaaatacaaaCGAATTATAGTATGAAGGGGATTAACAGTGAAAAGAGATCATTCTTTTGTAGAATCTCGAGCAAGAACTCTGTAACTGATTTCAATATTACCCTATCATTAGCCGGACACGTGTCAGTTCTGATTTAACGAGTTAAGTGTATACGCTGTCCATCAAAAAACGTGTCCCGCAAAAGTTCACACGCTTGTTGTACCTGCAATGTCCGTACACCGCCCATTTTTGTTTTTAATCGCGAATTCTTCGCTCCCGTCTTGTGAAATTATGCAACCATGCACAGGTATCAATAATGATTATGAAAAATCGCGTTACTGGCATTGGATCGAGATGTCAGCTGCGGTCAAGGCGACCGTGTCGAGAGATCCGATTGACACTTCCGTACTAGGACTACCTGATGAGTCAGGCTTCATAAATGATACTCTCGTTTACGACAAATTCACTTACGAGCACGCTTCTAGcatatgtatttaaaaaaaaaaaggtgtaCCTGTAAATACTGGTCACATCAGTTAAGATAAAAGATAAGATAATATTCTGCAACAGATCATGACCAATAATAGAAATATAAGAGCGTGCAACCTATCTCTGATGATCACAATCAGATTCAATTGGAGTGTACGGTCGAGATTCAGATAAATAATCCTCTATATTTCTGTTTCTATTGATAGTATAGAATCAGTAATTGAGAATTCACCAGAAACGATGCCTGctgttaaaaataatgaaaactcATTGTACTATTTACATTTAATCCTTTACACACGGTGATAAGATACGTGTACACTTGCACGAATGTAGATAATAATCGTGTCTATCGAAATGTCATTAAATCATTGTTTATCATTAATGAAACATTTTCAATCGTTTCTGTCGCGTTTACGTATCTTTCATGGATACTAAGAGAACCTAACCTCTAAATTCATTAGCTTCTTTCAATCCTAGATGACAATATAATCGATTTGTTTTCAATTCAAAGTTCTTATAATACTTCacaaataatatataaattatatgaaTCGTTGTTTAtcattaataaaacattttcaATCGTTTCTGTCGCGTTTACGTATCTTTCATGGATACTAAGAGAACCTAACCTCTAAATTCATTAGCTTCTTTCAATCCTAGATGACAATATAATCGATTTGTTCTCAATTCAAAGTTCTTATAATACTTCACAAATAATACATAAATTATATGAATCGTTGTTTAtcattaataaaacattttcaATCGTTTCTGTCGCGTTTACGTATCTTTCATGGATACTAAGAGAACCTAACCTCTAAATTCATTAGCTTCTTTCAATCCTAGATGACAATATAATCGATTTGTTCTCAATTCAAAGTTCTTATAATACTTCacaaataatatataaattatatgaaTCGTTGTTTAtcattaataaaacatttttactCGTTTCTATCGCGTTTACTTATCTTTCACCGATACCAATAAGAGAACCTAACCTCTAAATTCGTCAACAGCTCTTAATCCTAGATGACAATGTAATCGATTTGTTCTCAATTCAAAGTTCTTGTAATACTTCAtagataatataatataaattgtatCAATCGttgtttattaataaaacatttttactCGTTTCTGTCACGTTTACGTATCTTTTATGGATATCAATAAGAGAACCTAACCTCAAAATTCATCAGCAGCTCTCAATCCTAgataacaataaataaaatcaatttgttttcaACTAAAAGTTCTTATAATACTTCacaaataatatataaattatatcaaTCGTTGTTTatcattaataaaatatttttactcaTTTCTTTACATATCTTTCACCGATACCAATAAGAGAATCCAACCTCCAAATTCATCAGCAGCTCTTAATCCTAGATGACAATAACTAAAATCAATTTGTTCTCAATTCAATGTTCTTGTAATACTCCAcagataatataatataaattttatcaatCGTTGTTTGTCATCAGTTAATCTTTGAATTATGTTGTACGTAACACACCTTTGCACGTTCTTCTTTTTTCTGATTATGTTTGCTGTTTATTTTTCGACCGTTTTAATATTTATGATTATTAATCGTACAATGCACGTTTCAGGTGATGAACCAGGAAGTCAAAAAGGAAACTCCGTTGCAGTTCAAGTTCCGTGCCAAGTTCTACCCCGAAGACGTTGCGGAGGAATTGATTCAAGATATTACTTTGCGTCTGTTCTATCTTCAGGTACGAAAAACTAAACAATCACTAATAAATCACTAATTCCGCGCTCATATatagtttatatattttttaagaacattcctagcaaacgaacaTTCTTAGAaataagtgactgtcgttactgtgttcatagtgtaaattataaatgtcaggtagtcaaatgctaatttgttaaacatgtatgcataaaagtcatttttttatgcacatACTATGCAGGAATAGGTCGGGTACAACCTAACTCAGCTACAGATgtcttaaaattaacatatatgctaacgtacaaTTATGGGcaatgtcatattattatataactaaaattaaataaaaatactgttgtCGCAGTGGtcttattttataggacaaataATAGTCGATCGGCTGTATAATTTCTGCACAGCAATTGGAAGGGTAGAGAAGATTGTCATCAACATTTTGTCATAGAAAAtatcacagaggccatttgaaaattaaccacagcgtcaattttaaaGATTACTGATGTTTACATAAATTAAATTGACACCACTCGGAGGCATGCCACACATTCTTTACTCTTTTtcataacatataatactatcaatattttatattttcaagaagGGTAACTTCAttcgatacctgagccattacgtatttagtaaatgtacctaACAGGAAAATGGGGATTTATTGTTGTATTTCTTTCTTAAAATaacagatttatttataataacataCAAAAAGCACCGTAACTAAAACCTTAACAACTATGTATCTCCCTTGTTCTGCGTAACTCTTTTGTCTCCTCGACACTCATCATCCCTACCAACTTCCACAACCAAATCACCATCGATGACATTCACAGGAGATTATCCCCTAACATTTATTCAATgaaaaattagcatttgacttccTGGCATTTATAGCTTACACCATGAACGTTTTTACTGCAACTTTccaagtttaaacaaaaataacgaatttctgtaaataatgaaatgcatattaataatgtactgaatcaaATCGAATGTTGCTAGGGATATACCattttttattgtattatttGTACAAAAAGAGGAATAAAACCGCtaaataaaacatatttttttagGTGAAAAATGCCATTCTCACGGATGAAATCTACTGTCCCCCGGAAACATCTGTATTGTTAGCCTCCTATGCGGTCCAAGCGAGACACGGAGATTTCCAAAAAGGTACGCACACTGCCGGTTTTTTGATTAACGATCGTTTGCTGCCACAACGTGTAATGGATCAGCACAAGATGAGCAAAGAAGAGTGGGAAAGTTCGATCACCAATTGGTGGCAAGAACATCGTGGAATGTTACGCGAGGATGCTATGATGGAATATCTGAAAATTGCTCAGGTAACGATTCCAAATTGTGTACGAAAAAACTAGAAGAAAGAAAGGGAATATTAACATTTTCTTTTGCAGGATTTGGAAATGTACGGAGTGAACTATTTCGAAATTCGTAATAAAAAAGGCACGGATCTCTGGTTAGGCGTGGACGCTTTGGGTTTGAATATATACGAGAAGGACGACAAATTGACACCGAAAATTGGTTTCCCATGGTCGGAGATTAGGAACATTTCGTTCAACGATAAGAAATTCATAATTAAACCGATCGACAAAAAGGCGCCGGACTTTGTCTTCTTCGCGACTAGAGTTAAAATAAACAAACGAATTCTGGCACTGTGTATGGGGAATCATGAACTTTACATGCGTAGGCGTAAACCTGACACGATCGATGTGCAACAGATGAAGGTACATTTTCTCAGTGTCTGTGCGTTTATTCTCTTTTCCTATTAGTTTCAAAAGGTCTAAATACCTTTCGTTTACGATCAAAAGGCTCAGGCGAGGGAAGAGAAAATTGCAAAGCAGCAACAGAGAGAGAAGTTACAGTTGGAAATAGCCGCGAGAGAACGCGCGGAGAAGAAACAGCAAGAATACGAAGAAAGACTCAGAAATATGACGGAAGAAATGGACAGGCGGCAGGCTGAACTGAACGAAGCTCAGGAAATGATACGGCGTTTGGAAGAGCAGCTCAAACAATTGCAAGCGGCTAAAGAGGAGCTAGAAGATCGTCAGAAAGTATATATATTAGAGACAGATCATTTTTGTGAAGGGTGTTTGAATATCACGAAATTTTCCTTTCTAATTCGTTCGTAGGAGCTCACAGTCATGATGGAGAAGCTTGAACTGTCGCACGAAATGGAGGCAGCGGAGCGTGCTAAACTCGAGCAAGAAATAAGAGCCAAGCAAGAGGAGGTGCAACGCATACAGTCTGAAGTGGAGGCGAAAGATGCAGAAGCGAGAAGACTGCAAGAGGAGTGTGAAGCAGCCAAGTATGACAAGTTTTCTATTTTCTGTAGAGGGGGGAAACATACAGTTGAAATTGGATAATTTTTTGGGATTAGGTTGAGGCAAGAAGAAGCTGATAGGGCGTATCAGGCCAGCACAACGCCTCATTATCATCATGTCGAAGAGAACGAAGAAGGCGAAGAGGAAGGCGAAGACGAGATTCCTCACGGCGACGTTACTAAAGATCTTGCAACCGACGAGTCAATAATCGATCCTGTGGAGGAACGACGCACTCTAGCTGAAAGAAACGAACGTCTTCATGATCAGCTTAAGGTATGTGTCTTTGTATTCGTGAATATCGTGCACCCATTGCAACGAAAATATGTTTCAGGCATTGAAGCAAGATCTAGCACAGTCACGCGACGAGTCAAAAGAAACTGTTATGGATAAAATCCACAGGGAAAACGTCCGTCAGGGTCGCGACAAATATAAAACGCTCCGTGAGATTCGTAAAGGCAATACTAAACGTCGCGTCGATCAGTTTGAGAACATGTAAATTATATATCCGTTTGCCTGTTTGTCTATTCGCCTGTCCATTTCATCCTGCCTTTAAATTCTCCTCCAATTTTCTGTACGAGGacaatttttttttgaaaacttgtcagatattattttagagtaatatttttttctttttttgttttgagATGCTCTTCGAGTAACGAACCACTTCCAATTTGCAACGATGTAAAGTTTACAACGTGCATTGCTATTTTTCGACGTTGATTCTATACTCTCGAGTACAGTAGAAGCTTTTTCATAAATAGCAAGGAACGCGACGAGCGACCAACTTGCGCCGTCTTCCATTCATACCACAGTGTGTCCGCTGTTAAA
Coding sequences within:
- the Moe gene encoding moesin isoform X1, giving the protein MVVGTKMMNVRVTTMDAELEFAIQTTTTGKQLFDQVVKTIGLREVWFFGLQYTDNKGDLTWIKLYKKPENAITRVVKKEVKKKVRKLRGYSDSDTDDDEFEDDLSGLPFLSRVMNQEVKKETPLQFKFRAKFYPEDVAEELIQDITLRLFYLQVKNAILTDEIYCPPETSVLLASYAVQARHGDFQKGTHTAGFLINDRLLPQRVMDQHKMSKEEWESSITNWWQEHRGMLREDAMMEYLKIAQDLEMYGVNYFEIRNKKGTDLWLGVDALGLNIYEKDDKLTPKIGFPWSEIRNISFNDKKFIIKPIDKKAPDFVFFATRVKINKRILALCMGNHELYMRRRKPDTIDVQQMKAQAREEKIAKQQQREKLQLEIAARERAEKKQQEYEERLRNMTEEMDRRQAELNEAQEMIRRLEEQLKQLQAAKEELEDRQKELTVMMEKLELSHEMEAAERAKLEQEIRAKQEEVQRIQSEVEAKDAEARRLQEECEAAKLRQEEADRAYQASTTPHYHHVEENEEGEEEGEDEIPHGDVTKDLATDESIIDPVEERRTLAERNERLHDQLKALKQDLAQSRDESKETVMDKIHRENVRQGRDKYKTLREIRKGNTKRRVDQFENM
- the Moe gene encoding moesin isoform X2, which translates into the protein MVVGTKMMNVRVTTMDAELEFAIQTTTTGKQLFDQVVKTIGLREVWFFGLQYTDNKGDLTWIKLYKKVVPCGLRKFWHVMNQEVKKETPLQFKFRAKFYPEDVAEELIQDITLRLFYLQVKNAILTDEIYCPPETSVLLASYAVQARHGDFQKGTHTAGFLINDRLLPQRVMDQHKMSKEEWESSITNWWQEHRGMLREDAMMEYLKIAQDLEMYGVNYFEIRNKKGTDLWLGVDALGLNIYEKDDKLTPKIGFPWSEIRNISFNDKKFIIKPIDKKAPDFVFFATRVKINKRILALCMGNHELYMRRRKPDTIDVQQMKAQAREEKIAKQQQREKLQLEIAARERAEKKQQEYEERLRNMTEEMDRRQAELNEAQEMIRRLEEQLKQLQAAKEELEDRQKELTVMMEKLELSHEMEAAERAKLEQEIRAKQEEVQRIQSEVEAKDAEARRLQEECEAAKLRQEEADRAYQASTTPHYHHVEENEEGEEEGEDEIPHGDVTKDLATDESIIDPVEERRTLAERNERLHDQLKALKQDLAQSRDESKETVMDKIHRENVRQGRDKYKTLREIRKGNTKRRVDQFENM
- the Moe gene encoding moesin isoform X3, translated to MVVGTKMMNVRVTTMDAELEFAIQTTTTGKQLFDQVVKTIGLREVWFFGLQYTDNKGDLTWIKLYKKVMNQEVKKETPLQFKFRAKFYPEDVAEELIQDITLRLFYLQVKNAILTDEIYCPPETSVLLASYAVQARHGDFQKGTHTAGFLINDRLLPQRVMDQHKMSKEEWESSITNWWQEHRGMLREDAMMEYLKIAQDLEMYGVNYFEIRNKKGTDLWLGVDALGLNIYEKDDKLTPKIGFPWSEIRNISFNDKKFIIKPIDKKAPDFVFFATRVKINKRILALCMGNHELYMRRRKPDTIDVQQMKAQAREEKIAKQQQREKLQLEIAARERAEKKQQEYEERLRNMTEEMDRRQAELNEAQEMIRRLEEQLKQLQAAKEELEDRQKELTVMMEKLELSHEMEAAERAKLEQEIRAKQEEVQRIQSEVEAKDAEARRLQEECEAAKLRQEEADRAYQASTTPHYHHVEENEEGEEEGEDEIPHGDVTKDLATDESIIDPVEERRTLAERNERLHDQLKALKQDLAQSRDESKETVMDKIHRENVRQGRDKYKTLREIRKGNTKRRVDQFENM